One window from the genome of Osmerus eperlanus chromosome 3, fOsmEpe2.1, whole genome shotgun sequence encodes:
- the LOC134016102 gene encoding glial fibrillary acidic protein-like, with amino-acid sequence MSQSPERISSYRRHFDGTSSMAVQVRVSSPSPSRRQAQPRSASYTANATSSLRAGSVSRRTASSTRRFPAPAVNSAALCVGYGMEAPIDLDAASADNQEFRSTRSNERREMVVLNDRLAAYIEKVRSLEQQNKLLETEIEAMINRFVKPSGLRMLYEEQLKELMRIADKMKIQRDLAMAARDAMAGQLEIIKDRYQEAVEQRKLAEMDVEAFRPDVDAATAARISLEKQLEQLEVEIEFLQKIQKEEIAELLKQIYAAHTSAQSGFGMPDLSAVLKQIQAQYDDIAAKNMQEMDSWYSSKFEDLNNKSSGNVDKVRSVREEITNAKKDIQNKERDLDVLKTRNDALEALIHEAQGRHKKELGELNARIQALEMELKSVKEKMALLLREYQELLNVKMSLEIEITTYRKLIEGEDSRLTGMVQNLSLTSNSVSASSASMSFGNAGSMAVSGGSTESRAAKSNGAGVSNGAGASAGTEASRGVVISAVTSEEQAVEITERKTVLIRTIRTEGDVLERDTLEQTITTSGAADASELDQA; translated from the exons ATGAGTCAGAGTCCGGAAAGAATCTCTTCCTACCGCCGCCACTTTGACGGCACCAGCAGCATGGCTGTCCAAGTCAGGGTGTCCAGCCCATCTCCCTCTCGGAGACAGGCTCAGCCTCGCTCAGCCAGCTACACCGCTAATGCCACCAGCAGCTTGCGAGCTGGGAGCGTAAGCCGGAGGACCGCGTCGTCGACTCGCAGGTTCCCGGCGCCCGCCGTGAACTCCGCAGCCCTGTGTGTCGGCTATGGAATGGAAGCTCCGATCGACCTGGACGCAGCCTCCGCGGACAACCAGGAGTTCAGGAGCACCCGCAGCAACGAGCGCCGGGAGATGGTCGTCCTCAACGACAGACTGGCCGCCTACATCGAGAAGGTCCGGTCCCTGGAGCAGCAGAACAAGCTTCTGGAGACGGAGATCGAGGCCATGATTAACAGGTTCGTGAAGCCCTCCGGCCTTCGCATGCTGTACGAGGAACAGCTGAAGGAGCTGATGAGGATTGCTGATAAGATGAAGATCCAGCGAGACTTGGCCATGGCTGCTAGGGACGCCATGGCCGGGCAGCTGGAGATCATAAAGGACAGATACCAAGAGGCAGTTGAGCAGAGGAAGCTGGCTGAGATGGATGTGGAAGCTTTCCGTCCGGATGTGGATGCAGCCACTGCCGCACGAATCAGCTTAGAGAAACagctggagcagctggaggtGGAGATCGAGTTCTTACAGAAAATCCAGAAAGAGGAGATCGCAGAGTTGTTGAAGCAGATCTACGCTGCCCACACCAGTGCCCAAAGTGGTTTTGGCATGCCCGATCTTTCCGCAGTTCTGAAACAAATCCAAGCTCAGTACGATGACATCGCAGCCAAGAATATGCAAGAGATGGATAGCTGGTACAGCTCTAAGTTCGAAGACCTAAACAACAAGTCCTCAGGGAATGTGGACAAAGTTCGAAGCGTGAGAGAAGAAATCACCAACGCTAAGAAGGATATCCAAAACAAAGAGAGGGACTTGGATGTTCTGAAGACCAGGAATGACGCCCTGGAAGCCCTGATCCACGAAGCACAAGGCAGGCACAAGAAGGAACTGGGAGAACTCAACGCCAGGATCCAGGCTTTGGAGATGGAGTTGAAGTCCGTCAAAGAGAAAATGGCTCTGCTTCTGCGTGAGTACCAAGAGCTCCTGAACGTCAAGATGTCTCTCGAGATAGAGATCACAACCTACAGGAAGCTGATCGAGGGCGAGGACTCCAGGCTCACCGGCATGGTACAGAACCTATCCCTGACTAGCAACAGCGTTAGCGCCTCTAGCGCTAGCATGAGCTTTGGAAACGCTGGTAGCATGGCGGTGAGTGGGGGTA GCACAGAAAGTAGGGCTGCTAAAAGCAATGGTGCAGGTGTTAGCAACGGAGCTGGGGCCAGCGCTGGCACAGAGGCTAGCAGGGGTGTGGTCATCA GCGCCGTGACCTCGGAGGAACAGGCCGTGGAGATCACCGAGAGGAAGACGGTGCTGATCAGGACCATCAGAACCGAGGGGGACGTTCTGGAGCGAGACACACTGGAGCAGACCATCACCACCTCCGGGGCGGCGGACGCCTCCGAGCTCGACCAGGCCTAG